A section of the Zavarzinella sp. genome encodes:
- a CDS encoding NAD(+)/NADH kinase, with product MRFIILGNGQKPRVPQEADRLHRRLVELGAEVLLIDLFRERNLQQVQADIALVLGGDGAILRAANQMATNQIPVLGVNLGRLGFLADLDPDEVTSCLAAILQGDYTTTSHLMLECRLQTNGACSTFLGLNEMIVRSGPPFKMLDLEVLVDQQVVSRFLGDGMIISTPIGSTAHSLSAGGPILGQQIDAMVMTPLSGHTLTARPLVDSADKVYTIRVRNAEGAWLVVDGQTIAEVFDGNELRVSRSPTVFRLVKIPTKNYYHTLREKLHWGTTPNYHVEPDGNQ from the coding sequence ATGCGATTCATCATTTTGGGTAATGGCCAGAAACCCCGGGTTCCACAGGAAGCAGATCGCCTGCACCGTCGCCTGGTAGAACTGGGTGCGGAGGTCCTGTTGATCGATCTGTTCCGGGAACGGAATCTACAGCAGGTTCAGGCAGATATCGCACTGGTCTTAGGTGGAGATGGAGCGATTTTGCGTGCTGCCAATCAGATGGCGACCAATCAAATACCCGTTTTGGGTGTCAATTTGGGCAGACTGGGGTTTTTGGCGGATCTGGACCCGGATGAGGTCACCAGTTGCCTGGCAGCCATTTTGCAAGGCGATTACACCACGACATCCCACCTGATGCTGGAATGTCGCCTTCAGACAAATGGTGCCTGCAGTACATTTCTCGGTCTGAACGAAATGATTGTCCGCAGTGGGCCACCGTTTAAAATGCTGGATCTGGAAGTGTTGGTAGATCAGCAGGTTGTTTCCCGATTTTTAGGTGATGGAATGATCATCAGCACACCAATTGGCTCAACTGCCCACTCGCTTTCAGCGGGAGGGCCAATTCTCGGTCAACAGATCGATGCGATGGTGATGACCCCACTTTCAGGTCATACACTTACCGCCCGCCCACTGGTCGATTCAGCCGATAAAGTGTACACGATTCGAGTTCGAAATGCCGAGGGTGCATGGCTGGTGGTTGACGGTCAAACAATTGCCGAAGTGTTTGATGGTAATGAGTTGCGGGTGTCTCGGTCGCCAACGGTCTTTCGGCTGGTGAAAATTCCCACCAAGAACTATTACCACACACTGCGGGAAAAACTTCACTGGGGAACCACCCCAAATTACCATGTCGAACCAGATGGAAATCAGTAA
- a CDS encoding ABC transporter permease — MNSFFDLIPASLVVAVALVAAAIPWVWSLDSRPFKQWINNTTVLGYLLGAVGAITIGLAYWMNSVVEVKLVEDRGYVFASILHFELILDLFVALRYLPVAISPKGGAVAVAAMREAIRQPMYWLIMIGSALLILLFMYVPYFTLGDDYTLYKLVAFDVILLFPGLFGLLVASITINEEIEGRTAITVISKPISRRQFFIGKYIGLLMACLTMALVLTWVLTYALNYKLTAEPLDESSDLLMQKMSDQVSPHVAQALPDVKGNSLGKGMGVWMGETFAHHMGTIRLFGQVMVLLAICTTLATRMHFVINLVICLGIYLMGNLAPIILHATRTQENDGTGMQLINFIARLFDAVFPSLNSFGMGPAIVRDSPLEPMQFLVFVATVLFYGVLYSGIALLLGLFLFEDRDLS; from the coding sequence ATGAATTCATTTTTTGATCTCATTCCGGCCAGTTTAGTCGTTGCCGTGGCACTTGTTGCTGCAGCAATTCCCTGGGTATGGTCATTGGATAGCCGACCATTCAAACAATGGATTAATAATACAACTGTCCTGGGGTATCTACTGGGTGCGGTAGGTGCGATCACCATAGGATTGGCATACTGGATGAATTCTGTTGTCGAAGTGAAACTGGTGGAAGACCGCGGGTATGTTTTTGCATCCATATTGCATTTTGAATTAATTCTAGACCTTTTTGTCGCGTTGCGTTATTTGCCAGTAGCCATTTCACCGAAAGGTGGGGCGGTTGCAGTCGCTGCGATGCGTGAAGCGATCCGTCAACCGATGTACTGGTTAATTATGATTGGTTCTGCATTGCTCATTCTGTTGTTCATGTATGTGCCTTACTTCACACTGGGCGACGATTATACCCTGTACAAACTGGTCGCGTTCGACGTGATTTTGTTATTCCCAGGTTTATTCGGGTTACTGGTAGCAAGTATCACCATTAATGAAGAAATTGAAGGCCGCACCGCCATCACGGTGATCAGTAAGCCAATCAGCCGCCGCCAGTTTTTTATTGGCAAGTACATAGGGCTGTTAATGGCCTGCCTGACGATGGCACTGGTGTTAACCTGGGTGCTGACTTACGCACTGAATTACAAACTGACTGCAGAACCGCTGGACGAATCGAGTGACCTGCTGATGCAGAAGATGTCAGATCAGGTATCTCCCCATGTCGCACAGGCACTGCCCGATGTGAAAGGAAATTCTCTTGGCAAGGGAATGGGTGTCTGGATGGGAGAAACATTTGCCCACCATATGGGAACAATTCGACTGTTTGGACAGGTGATGGTTTTGCTGGCGATCTGTACCACGCTGGCAACGCGGATGCACTTTGTCATCAATCTGGTGATCTGCCTGGGTATTTACCTGATGGGCAACCTGGCACCAATCATTCTCCATGCCACCAGAACACAGGAAAATGATGGCACGGGCATGCAACTGATTAACTTTATCGCCAGATTATTTGATGCGGTATTTCCATCACTGAATTCGTTCGGGATGGGGCCAGCCATTGTGCGGGATTCCCCACTGGAGCCGATGCAGTTTCTGGTGTTTGTGGCCACCGTGCTCTTTTATGGCGTTCTGTATTCCGGAATTGCACTTCTGTTGGGTTTGTTTCTGTTTGAAGATCGCGATTTGTCGTAG
- a CDS encoding DUF1653 domain-containing protein, whose amino-acid sequence MSEILPGRYQHYKGNEYTVVGTARHSETLEEHIVYRQEYGEHGLWVRPKQMFSETVNVDGKDVPRFQPMGLSSEQVGDGVTNIFDDLPSYLPKEVVQTLIRAADVRIERIISHGHFSAVDFWYDQSQAEWVIVLKGAARLQFEDGMVEMKPGDFINIPAFKKHRVDWTTPDEPTVWLGVRYGGTI is encoded by the coding sequence ATGAGTGAAATTCTTCCCGGTCGCTATCAGCACTACAAAGGCAACGAGTACACCGTCGTCGGCACGGCTCGGCACAGCGAGACGCTGGAAGAACACATCGTCTACCGGCAGGAGTACGGCGAACACGGGCTGTGGGTGCGTCCGAAGCAGATGTTTTCGGAGACGGTGAATGTCGATGGAAAGGACGTACCTCGTTTTCAACCCATGGGGTTGAGCAGTGAGCAGGTCGGCGATGGCGTCACCAATATTTTTGATGATCTCCCTTCGTATTTGCCAAAAGAAGTAGTGCAGACGCTCATTCGTGCCGCCGACGTGCGCATTGAACGGATCATCTCCCATGGTCACTTTTCAGCAGTAGACTTCTGGTACGACCAATCGCAGGCCGAATGGGTAATCGTTTTAAAGGGGGCGGCGAGGTTGCAGTTCGAGGATGGTATGGTCGAAATGAAACCCGGTGACTTCATCAACATTCCGGCATTCAAGAAGCATCGAGTCGACTGGACGACACCAGATGAGCCGACCGTGTGGCTAGGCGTGCGGTATGGAGGAACTATCTGA
- a CDS encoding ROK family protein: MAEQFWIGVDLGGTKILTGLFDSQLNLVQRKKTATNASEGGPAVVARVVETVHAVLAEHQLTTDQVAGLGLSVPGQVVLNTKVVRFAPNLNWRDFDLAPLLPTTWQFPTVVQNDVRMGTYGEWKKGAAIGAQHVFGIFPGTGVGGALILNGDLFHGFHGHAGEIGHIVLQWRKGQTLEDIAGRKNIVKHAKAMLADMPRKVRKTWKDVDTEKLKSSQIAKMYQNSDPIMLQAIDEAAKALGAAIGSVVNLVSPEIIVIGGGLAEALGEPFREHVWEIAERYILPDAALNVPCVLAKLGDDAGITGAAAYVQDHLASLTQGATE, encoded by the coding sequence ATGGCAGAACAGTTTTGGATCGGGGTTGACTTGGGTGGCACCAAGATCCTCACAGGCTTATTCGATTCGCAGTTAAATCTGGTACAGAGAAAAAAAACAGCCACCAACGCCAGTGAAGGCGGGCCTGCCGTGGTTGCCCGTGTGGTCGAAACAGTGCACGCCGTTCTGGCGGAACATCAACTGACCACCGACCAGGTTGCCGGTCTGGGGCTGTCCGTCCCTGGTCAGGTGGTGCTGAATACCAAAGTGGTTCGCTTTGCACCCAACCTGAACTGGCGGGATTTTGACCTGGCACCACTCCTGCCGACTACCTGGCAATTTCCCACCGTGGTGCAGAACGATGTTCGCATGGGAACTTATGGGGAATGGAAAAAAGGTGCGGCCATTGGCGCTCAACACGTCTTTGGGATCTTTCCCGGTACTGGTGTGGGTGGGGCATTAATCCTCAATGGCGACCTTTTTCACGGTTTTCATGGCCACGCCGGCGAAATTGGGCATATTGTGCTGCAATGGCGAAAAGGCCAGACCCTGGAAGATATTGCAGGTCGGAAAAATATCGTCAAGCATGCCAAAGCGATGCTGGCTGACATGCCAAGAAAAGTCCGCAAGACCTGGAAAGATGTTGACACCGAAAAATTAAAAAGTTCTCAGATTGCCAAGATGTACCAAAACAGCGATCCGATTATGCTGCAGGCAATTGATGAAGCCGCCAAAGCCCTGGGTGCGGCAATTGGCAGCGTGGTAAATCTGGTTTCACCGGAAATCATCGTCATTGGTGGGGGGCTGGCAGAGGCACTGGGCGAACCGTTTCGCGAACACGTGTGGGAAATAGCGGAACGCTACATTCTGCCCGATGCGGCACTCAACGTACCGTGCGTATTAGCCAAACTGGGCGATGATGCGGGAATTACCGGTGCTGCTGCCTATGTGCAGGATCATCTGGCCAGCTTGACGCAAGGAGCAACGGAATAA
- a CDS encoding inositol monophosphatase family protein: MHLPLPLPEIAQRYQRACDATRAAGNIALKYFHDHLTVEWKEDESPVTVADRAAEKALREQLKRFFPNDGFFGEEYGEESGSSPFRWIIDPIDGTRCFIRGIPHWGTLVGLEYLGQIVASICYAPAMGEFYRAMIGEGAWLNDARIAVSQEKELSRSLMCYTGVKIFRNYQVGDAFERVLAQVEGARGYGDYYGFMLVARGSCDLLVDFGLHAWDIAGLQMIVTEAGGKLTDWSGGIDLFRPDVVASNGHLHAEVLQLLDYQKSNA; the protein is encoded by the coding sequence ATGCACTTACCGCTGCCACTACCTGAAATTGCCCAACGCTATCAGCGAGCCTGCGATGCTACCCGTGCCGCAGGCAATATTGCATTAAAATATTTTCATGATCACCTGACGGTGGAATGGAAAGAAGACGAAAGTCCGGTTACTGTGGCTGATCGTGCTGCGGAAAAAGCCCTCCGCGAACAGTTAAAGCGGTTTTTTCCAAATGATGGCTTTTTTGGCGAGGAATATGGCGAAGAAAGTGGCTCCAGCCCATTTCGCTGGATTATCGACCCCATCGATGGAACGCGGTGCTTCATCCGCGGGATCCCCCACTGGGGAACACTGGTGGGTCTGGAATATCTCGGCCAGATAGTTGCCAGTATCTGTTACGCACCTGCAATGGGCGAATTCTACCGGGCGATGATCGGAGAAGGTGCCTGGCTGAATGATGCCCGCATTGCCGTTTCGCAGGAAAAAGAGCTTTCCAGATCGCTGATGTGTTACACGGGTGTCAAAATCTTCCGCAACTATCAGGTGGGTGATGCTTTTGAACGGGTGCTGGCACAGGTGGAAGGCGCACGAGGTTATGGCGACTACTACGGCTTCATGCTGGTGGCGCGTGGTTCATGCGATCTGTTGGTCGATTTTGGTTTGCACGCCTGGGATATTGCTGGACTACAGATGATTGTGACAGAAGCGGGTGGAAAATTAACCGACTGGTCTGGTGGAATCGATCTTTTCCGCCCGGATGTGGTTGCTTCCAACGGCCACCTTCATGCTGAAGTGCTGCAATTGCTGGATTACCAGAAAAGTAATGCTTAG
- a CDS encoding FliA/WhiG family RNA polymerase sigma factor, giving the protein MLATVDMSDTMQVWKAYRETCDLKYRNFLVEKYFPLVKYNAERIWAKLPDGVDLDDLISSGTFGLMDAIDAFDLERGVKFETYCVPRIRGAMLDELRMMDWVPRLVRSKASKFEAARKALEAELGRPPRPEELAARLEITLDQLQSFVSEATAVGVVSLNKKWYETDSFKDVREIDILEDKKAVDPTFRLQNNDILKLVTKGLNRNERLIIILYYYEDMTMKEIGATLNLSESRVSQMHSSIVDRLQGQLAKRRIEFSN; this is encoded by the coding sequence ATGCTTGCTACTGTGGATATGTCGGATACGATGCAGGTTTGGAAAGCGTATCGCGAAACTTGTGACCTGAAATACCGCAATTTTCTAGTGGAAAAATACTTTCCACTGGTGAAATACAACGCAGAGCGAATCTGGGCGAAGCTACCAGACGGGGTCGATCTGGACGACCTGATTAGTTCTGGGACGTTCGGGTTGATGGACGCAATCGATGCGTTCGACCTGGAACGCGGGGTAAAATTCGAAACCTATTGTGTCCCACGGATTCGCGGTGCCATGCTGGACGAACTGCGCATGATGGATTGGGTGCCACGATTGGTGCGCTCCAAAGCCAGCAAGTTCGAAGCTGCCCGCAAAGCGCTCGAAGCAGAACTGGGCCGCCCACCACGGCCGGAAGAACTGGCTGCCCGGCTGGAAATCACACTGGATCAACTGCAGTCTTTCGTCAGCGAAGCCACCGCGGTGGGTGTGGTCAGCCTGAACAAAAAGTGGTACGAAACAGACAGCTTCAAAGATGTCCGGGAAATTGACATCCTGGAAGACAAAAAGGCGGTGGATCCCACCTTCCGGCTACAGAATAACGATATTCTGAAGCTGGTCACCAAGGGATTGAACCGTAACGAACGGTTGATCATCATTCTCTACTATTACGAAGACATGACGATGAAAGAGATTGGTGCCACATTGAATCTCTCCGAATCGCGGGTCAGTCAGATGCATTCCAGCATCGTCGATCGCCTGCAGGGCCAGTTGGCGAAAAGACGAATTGAGTTCAGTAACTAA
- a CDS encoding excinuclease ABC subunit UvrC yields MDEPTLPPAEKVKTFPTTPGVYLMKDHQGRVIYVGKAKSLRDRAGSYFTAQAKVDRRTAELVKHIVDIDFIPTTTEVDALLKEARLIKDIQPRFNSDLKDDKTFPYLQIRIREDFPRVEFTRKPRRKGVKLYGPFVSARSLRAAIQVLQRVFQFRTCSLDIREDDPKWRFFRPCLLHSIRQCTAPCNNRVTKEEYRRQIRALRLILEGKRKRLIREMTEQMQEASKALNFEKAGRIRDEIAALNKLELRGKSDHDVQPEAFHTDPKKGLVGLKKVLKLPFVPRTIEGMDIAHFAGQDTVASLVSFLDGLPFKSGYRHYKIKSVAGIDDFASMREVVSRRFSRMKREEAVFPDILLIDGGKGQLNAALQAFQAIFVEPPVLISLAKQEEEIYQPGESEPIRLSKHSAALRLLQFVRDESHRFAQLYHHRLQRKRLKEDFESSQEE; encoded by the coding sequence ATGGATGAACCTACGCTACCACCGGCAGAGAAGGTAAAGACCTTCCCCACCACACCCGGGGTGTATCTGATGAAGGACCATCAGGGCCGCGTCATTTATGTGGGGAAAGCCAAAAGTCTGCGGGATCGTGCGGGCAGTTACTTTACTGCACAGGCCAAGGTGGATCGACGCACGGCAGAATTGGTCAAACATATTGTGGATATCGATTTCATCCCCACCACCACAGAAGTGGATGCACTGTTGAAGGAAGCCCGCCTGATCAAGGATATTCAGCCACGTTTTAATTCTGATTTGAAAGACGACAAAACCTTTCCCTATCTGCAAATCCGCATTCGGGAAGATTTTCCGCGGGTAGAGTTCACCCGCAAACCCCGCAGGAAGGGGGTAAAGTTGTACGGACCGTTTGTCAGTGCCCGCAGCCTGCGTGCGGCAATCCAGGTGCTGCAACGGGTCTTTCAATTTCGCACCTGTTCGCTGGATATTCGTGAAGATGACCCCAAATGGCGTTTTTTTCGGCCCTGCCTGCTCCACAGCATCCGGCAGTGCACCGCACCGTGTAACAATCGTGTAACAAAGGAAGAATACCGCCGCCAGATCCGTGCGTTGCGGCTGATTCTGGAAGGCAAGCGAAAACGGCTGATTCGGGAAATGACGGAACAGATGCAGGAAGCCAGCAAGGCACTGAATTTTGAAAAGGCGGGGCGAATTCGTGATGAAATTGCCGCACTGAACAAACTGGAATTACGTGGGAAAAGTGACCACGATGTGCAGCCGGAAGCTTTCCATACCGATCCCAAAAAAGGGCTGGTGGGCCTGAAAAAAGTATTAAAACTGCCATTTGTGCCACGCACCATCGAAGGGATGGACATTGCCCACTTTGCGGGGCAGGATACGGTGGCATCGCTGGTGAGTTTTCTGGATGGCTTGCCGTTCAAGTCGGGCTACCGCCACTACAAAATCAAGTCGGTGGCGGGCATTGACGATTTTGCCAGCATGCGGGAAGTGGTCTCTCGTCGTTTTTCCCGCATGAAGCGTGAGGAGGCGGTTTTTCCGGATATTTTGCTGATTGATGGCGGCAAGGGGCAATTAAATGCCGCCTTGCAGGCATTTCAGGCGATCTTTGTTGAGCCACCTGTTCTTATTTCGCTGGCGAAACAGGAAGAAGAAATCTACCAGCCGGGGGAATCGGAACCAATCCGGCTCAGCAAACACTCCGCCGCATTGCGTCTTTTGCAATTTGTGCGGGATGAATCCCACCGTTTTGCCCAGCTTTACCACCACCGATTGCAGCGGAAACGCTTGAAAGAAGACTTCGAAAGTTCTCAGGAAGAATAA
- a CDS encoding arylsulfatase → MQKRIILTIALTSLSCFLGWFAASDHQPEEMLAQPGKTASLQLPKPDPLFKGKIGETYKDSTPDYPLPVKAPKGAPNVLLILLDDVGFGMCSTFGGPVPTPHMQMLADNGLKYTQFHTTALCSPTRGALLAGRNHHTIATGVIIEMGTGYPGYTGMIPKSTALISETLRDNGYATGMFGKWHNTPEPDISPAGPFDRWPTGLGFDYFYGFNQGETHQYYPVIYRNTTWVPQPKTPEQGYHFTADMTDEAIRWTQNVRATSPDKPWFSYFSTAGVHAPHHAPKEWRDKYKGKFNHGWDKQRELTHAQQLKEKIIPEGTKLTPRPSDIPSWDSRTAEEKKVYSALMENYAAYMEYTDAEVGRYIESLRKSGELDNTLVMYVVGDNGASAEGGLEGTFSEIASLLGLQLGLESTAKRIDEIGGPSSEPHVPVGWAWAMDSPFQWTKQVASHFGGTRNPMVVHWPNGIKSKNETRTQFHHVIDVVPTILDCCNIPEPKTVNGILQKPIEGVSMRYSFEDGSAKSKRTTQYFELATNRAIYHDGWVACARTGVPWVTLGKNLEMMQAAPWELYNIEEDFSQAVDLAKEKPEKLKELQAKFLEEAKKYGVFPLDPRFSERMDPKLRLAGEPRTSWTYFGNNVWLPEPIGPQLFPRGNTITATLEIPKGGAEGVVTCAGAFSAGWSLYVMNGKPNFRYTGFEVSDVTINGTEAIPEGKVELRTDFTPDPGSKTGGGTLKLFVNDKPAGEGKITRTFFRHGLEPFEVGRDSITPVDPAYKNKGTFPFTGKIEKIVFQLKK, encoded by the coding sequence ATGCAAAAACGGATCATTCTAACAATTGCACTAACCTCATTGAGTTGTTTTCTGGGTTGGTTCGCTGCTTCGGATCATCAGCCGGAAGAAATGCTGGCCCAGCCTGGGAAAACCGCCAGTCTGCAATTACCTAAACCCGATCCGCTGTTCAAAGGGAAGATTGGTGAAACTTACAAAGATTCCACCCCTGACTATCCTCTGCCGGTCAAAGCTCCTAAAGGTGCACCGAACGTTCTCCTGATTCTGCTGGATGATGTGGGTTTCGGAATGTGCAGCACCTTTGGCGGACCAGTACCAACGCCGCACATGCAGATGCTGGCAGATAATGGTTTGAAATACACTCAGTTTCATACAACGGCATTGTGCAGCCCCACTCGAGGTGCATTACTGGCCGGGCGAAATCACCATACCATCGCTACAGGCGTGATCATCGAAATGGGTACCGGTTATCCCGGCTACACCGGGATGATCCCTAAAAGTACAGCACTGATCTCCGAAACACTTCGTGATAACGGTTATGCGACCGGCATGTTCGGAAAGTGGCACAATACACCTGAACCAGATATCAGTCCTGCGGGACCATTTGACCGCTGGCCGACTGGCTTGGGATTCGATTATTTCTACGGCTTCAATCAGGGTGAAACCCACCAGTATTACCCGGTAATTTATCGTAATACGACATGGGTTCCCCAACCAAAAACTCCCGAACAGGGATATCATTTTACCGCAGATATGACCGATGAAGCGATTCGTTGGACGCAGAATGTTCGTGCAACAAGCCCAGACAAACCATGGTTTTCCTACTTCAGCACTGCGGGAGTTCATGCGCCACACCACGCACCCAAAGAATGGCGGGATAAATACAAAGGGAAGTTCAACCATGGCTGGGATAAACAACGAGAACTGACCCACGCTCAGCAACTGAAAGAGAAGATCATCCCTGAAGGAACAAAATTGACTCCACGTCCCTCAGATATCCCTTCATGGGACAGCCGCACTGCAGAGGAAAAGAAGGTCTATTCCGCACTCATGGAAAACTATGCGGCATACATGGAATACACCGATGCGGAAGTTGGACGATATATTGAAAGCTTGCGGAAATCAGGTGAGCTGGATAACACTCTCGTGATGTATGTGGTGGGCGATAACGGTGCCAGCGCGGAAGGTGGTCTCGAAGGTACTTTTAGTGAAATCGCGAGTCTACTAGGTCTGCAACTGGGCCTCGAGAGTACCGCAAAACGAATCGATGAAATCGGCGGACCCAGCAGTGAGCCCCACGTTCCTGTTGGCTGGGCCTGGGCAATGGATTCGCCCTTCCAATGGACCAAGCAGGTGGCCAGCCATTTCGGCGGCACGCGGAATCCGATGGTCGTTCACTGGCCCAATGGAATTAAATCGAAGAATGAGACGCGAACACAGTTCCACCATGTCATTGATGTCGTACCGACAATTCTCGACTGTTGCAACATCCCAGAACCGAAAACAGTGAACGGCATACTCCAGAAGCCGATTGAAGGGGTTTCCATGCGCTACTCCTTCGAGGATGGTAGTGCAAAGAGCAAACGCACGACACAATATTTTGAACTGGCAACGAATCGTGCGATCTATCACGATGGCTGGGTCGCATGTGCTCGTACTGGTGTACCGTGGGTTACTCTGGGTAAGAATCTTGAGATGATGCAGGCTGCACCATGGGAACTTTACAATATTGAAGAAGACTTCAGTCAGGCGGTTGATCTGGCGAAAGAAAAGCCAGAAAAACTCAAGGAACTCCAGGCAAAATTTCTTGAAGAAGCGAAAAAGTATGGGGTATTCCCGCTCGATCCACGTTTCAGTGAACGGATGGATCCAAAATTACGACTAGCAGGTGAGCCAAGAACCAGTTGGACTTATTTTGGCAACAATGTCTGGTTGCCCGAACCGATCGGCCCACAGCTTTTCCCACGTGGCAATACCATTACAGCAACACTCGAGATCCCGAAAGGCGGTGCAGAAGGTGTCGTTACTTGTGCTGGTGCATTCTCTGCAGGTTGGTCGCTCTACGTTATGAATGGCAAGCCAAACTTCCGTTACACAGGATTTGAGGTTTCTGATGTGACGATCAATGGAACCGAGGCAATACCTGAGGGCAAAGTAGAACTCCGCACCGACTTTACCCCTGATCCGGGTTCGAAAACTGGCGGTGGCACCCTCAAGCTGTTTGTGAATGATAAGCCCGCCGGTGAAGGAAAGATCACTCGCACTTTCTTCCGACACGGGCTGGAGCCGTTCGAAGTTGGCCGCGACTCGATCACACCTGTTGACCCTGCATATAAGAATAAGGGCACTTTTCCCTTTACAGGTAAGATCGAAAAGATCGTTTTTCAGCTGAAGAAGTAA